One genomic window of Corticium candelabrum chromosome 9, ooCorCand1.1, whole genome shotgun sequence includes the following:
- the LOC134184502 gene encoding annexin A7-like — MYSVSMTGLAAIIAIAVAVPLVIIIIVIVVVVVLCRRCRARRTTATTVTYTGGVQQPGVVVPGQHPGQTPGPQSLYPPSQSYPPPHFYPPQQPYPPPQVFKPPNESEIQPPSYEMSVEQEHGHPTQVDAYRPPQPYGYGPAAGSGYPPQG, encoded by the coding sequence ATGTATTCTGTTTCTATGACAGGTTTGGCTGCAATTATTGCCATCGCTGTGGCTGTTCCTCTAgttattatcattattgtTATCGTCGTGGTTGTTGTCTTGTGTCGACGTTGTAGGGCAAGAAGAACTACAGCTACTACAGTGACGTATACTGGTGGTGTTCAGCAACCAGGAGTTGTAGTTCCTGGGCAACATCCCGGACAGACTCCGGGCCCCCAGTCTTTGTATCCGCCTTCTCAGTCTTATCCTCCACCTCATTTTTATCCCCCACAGCAACCTTATCCACCACCTCAGGTTTTTAAACCGCCTAATGAATCAGAAATCCAGCCACCTTCTTACGAGATGTCGGTAGAGCAGGAACACGGTCATCCTACACAAGTTGATGCGTACCGTCCTCCTCAGCCATACGGGTATGGTCCAGCGGCAGGAAGCGGGTATCCGCCTCAAGGCTGA